One window of Myxocyprinus asiaticus isolate MX2 ecotype Aquarium Trade chromosome 4, UBuf_Myxa_2, whole genome shotgun sequence genomic DNA carries:
- the LOC127439942 gene encoding uncharacterized protein LOC127439942 — protein sequence MFGEGVSGKLLEKWMTAFKKKVIQQSKKLPTTSDLEELLLAAQFPDHPEEGVNFAWDSDLSSILLLLHLIPPSAQGRKRPGKVSASQAEKHLVVFKKSGTNIEEHLRDITASAQPYLLAVGPQKNSVHQYFIVLDQHAIPCKSTSSLGAFDELFKAHFVFGTSYNTMLHNMYTFIQTTVYNIDVGKVKESPRVAEVRARLLC from the exons ATGTTTGGAGAAGGAGTGTCAGGCAAGCTACTGGAGAAATGGATGACTGCATTCAAGAAAAAAGTGATTCAGCAGTCCAAAAAGCTTCCAACCACCAGTGATTTAGAAGAACTCCTGCTAGCAGCTCAATTTCCTGATCACCCAGAAGAAGGTGTTAATTTTG CTTGGGACTCTGACCTCTCTTCTATACTACTGCTGTTGCATCTGATCCCACCTTCTGCCCAAGGCCGAAAGAGACCAGGAAAGGTGTCTGCGTCTCAAGCAGAGAAACATCTTGTTGTCTTTAAgaag AGTGGCACAAACATTGAGGAGCATCTTCGAGACATCACTGCTAGTGCTCAGCCCTATCTCCTGGCAGTGGGACCTCAGAAGAATTCAGTTCACCAGTACTTCATCGTTCTTGATCAGCATGCCATTCCATGCAAGTCAACCTCTTCTCTTGGTGCCTTTGACGAACTGTTTAAGGCACACTTTGTTTTTGGCACATCTTACAATACTATGCTACACAACATGTACACTTTCATTCAGACTACTGTATACAACATAGATGTTGGCAAAGTGAAAGAGAGCCCTCGTGTTGCTGAGGTCAGAGCAAGGTTGCTTTGCTAG